ATTTATTTGCTGACTTCCTATTACTCGATGACCTGAGGGGATACTTCATTatcatttgatttgcatttccctagtaATCTAGTAATCTGCACAgcggggaagggcgtttgccttgcacgcagcagatgtGCAAGTTTttccgattcctccgtccctcccagagagcccagcaagctaccgagagtatcccgcccacagggcagagcctggcaagctacccctggcatattagatatgccaacaagtctcacaatggagacattactggtgcctgctcgagcaaatcgatgaacaaccggcaacagtgctataataattagtgatactggatttttttttatttgttagcaCTAATCTTtaggaaaattaaatttcaaagattaaaatttaaaaggtaaaCTCATTGACTCCCACAGACACGGAGGCTAGGACCCAGGTAAACATGAGTACCCTATTCCAGTACAACTACTgaggaccgaacctgggtcggccaggcacaaggcaaacgccctacctgctgtgctgtcgctcaggcCTCTCGAACCCACACTTCTAAGATGCAGTGGCCTGTAAATTTAGTATCAGGCCAATGTCTGACATCGTACAGCCTAGAATGAACCCGCTGGCTGGGTCCAGCCTGCCCAGCGGGAACAGGATCCGTGGCCTAAGGACCTGCGTGCAGGCCCGCGCTCCCAGGCCCGACCTCGGGGCTCCAGCCGGTCGCCGAGGCCGGCTGCTCGCATCACCTGGCGCTCGCGTGCAGGTGGGCTGGTCCGGCGTGCTGTGTCGGGAGGTGCAGGGGCCGCCGCACCCCAGCAGCCGTAGTCCGATTGGTGCTTTGCTCTGTCTGCGGCTCCGTGGCTCTGCGGACCCTCGTACCCCACCAAACCCAGGTCCAGGAGGGGTGTGGGGTCCTGTTGCtgtgaggcggggcgggggaagGTGATGCACGTTTTGGGGGCTCCTGCCAGAATCCAGACCCTGACTTTGGCTGAGTGGAGCACCTTAAGGTGCTCCCTTCCTAGCTGAGTCTGTGAGAGCCCAGGGCCTCAGTCATGCAAATCTGGTTTGTGctgttgttttgttgggggggggcaggggggttacttggtggtgctgggggccttggGGACCGAACCAAGATTAGCTGCACGCCAGGTGAAGGGACTCCGGTACTGGTACTGTCTCCCCCGCCCTCCGAGTCAACGTTTAAGCATTGTTGTGAACTTGTGGTCTAAGGACCACACCAACAGTGTTCTGAGCTTGGGGGCCCTGTCTGGACGCTGATTCTGGGGCCACTGTGAGCTGCTGGGGCTCAGACGAGGGGCTTGATACAGGCTAAGTCCGTACTTTACAGCGTCCCTTTAAAAATCCGGTTTTAATGGGGCAGGTTGGAATTCTTTTTGGAATACTTCTTTCATACGTAATACTTGAGCATTTAAGAACCAAGACATTTCTCGCCTACCACGGTGTAATGATGAAGATTAGGAAGTCTTACAAGATATAATAATCACAATACTAATAATagtattttgggtttggggaccacatctggtgctgCTTAGGAcagactctggctctgtgctcagggatcactcctggggctagGGGGGTGGCATTtgtagtactggggatggaacccgttTTGGCTGTGTCTTAAGCTAATACCATACGCTctatatgatctctccagcccctaaaattaacTAATGAATTTATGGTGTGGGGTAActaacccaggacctcacacaggcaAAGCTAAAGCTCTCCTGCTGAGCTGTCCATATTTCTGTTTAGTTGAAAATTATAGAGACCAAGATCTGGGTGTTGGATGTATCCATTATTTCTTTGGGGCTTCTCAAAACGTCATTTAACAAAGTCTCTGACCATGTGTTGAGACAAATAGCttaaacaataaacatttttcatctctaaaaactaggaagtcactgtcactgtcatcctgttgttcattgatttgtttgagcgggcaccagtaatgtctctcaatgtgagacttattgtcactgtttttggcatatccaatatgccacgggtagcttgccaggctctgccgtgtgggtgcgatactctcggtagcttgccaggctctccgagaggggtggaggaattgaacatgggtcagctgcgtgaaagaaagtatcataaattaaaaaatacttaagagtTCTAGGGATAGCTTTTCTCCATATAGTGTTAAATATTCTCACTAATTATTTAGAGAAGGGAAAATTTTGATATCGTTAGGGTGGACAGAGAGAtaaaagaatttgttttcatgagttctttgaaattatttgggGGAAGTATGATTAACTCTCCATCTCAGGTTTTTAAAGTTTGATGTAATTGGATCTTTGGGACATTATCCCTGAAGGATCTGAAGTTTTTAACCTCTGTATATTGTAGCTGCTGAACTTTAAATTGTTCAGGGACAATAGGTATTCCCCCAAAACAATAGAGTGTTTAAATTTATGTTGTACTTCAGTTGTTATCCTTTGGCAATTTTAGTTATGGAGATAGCAGTTTAATACTTCTGAAAAAATAAACTGCATTATTAGTGAACATTTTAAACATGAATGTATTCATATTTGTATATAGCTAATTTTCTGAAGTATGATACAGagcagttttttaaatttagtgttggagttttattagtttttaattggAGTTGTGTCAGGGAATTCAGATGggaggatcattttttttttggctactaTTTTAAAACAGCAGAAAATATCCAGTCCCAGATggactgagttttttattttcaaaaattgtattttctttcccAATAATCTTATACAAATATCTTATTAAAACAATCTttataataacataatatttcaagtataaatattagagaaattcttgaaaaatagtgttttacttaaaaaatgataaagaaatttaCTATAGTGACATAGGACAATTGTGTTCTTAAGAAGGAAAGCAAAAACTTTATGCTTAAGTACCATGAAGAGAAGTAGCAATACGGGCAgatatttctgaaatatatttttactcaaCTAATAATGCTTGGATCTTCAGTGTCAGTTgtttaaataatgaaaactaaaacaaaacaaaacagaaacagaaggacATCTTAGGCTAGATATGAGACAGAGTGATGAAATCAAGAATAGTATAGTGATAATGAAAATTATTGGAAAAGCATTGTATACTGTTATAGGGACATGATTCAAGTTCTTGCCAATGATGTTATTTATATTACTGGCAAATATGccagattttcttttaatttggagAATTGAGAGATACATGGTGATATTGACAGAAATTAATAATCTGGGGAAGAATGCCAAGGAGTTTGAGAAAGTGAAgtcttaaattttgaaataaaagctATAAAATTTAGAGATTCGCCTatgaaagagcaaaaaaaaatacattggcaGTTTGCATATGTAGTTTATAAGTGAAgggaattttaaagaatatttgtaATAGAAAGGAAATAACCAGTAGGGGAAAGCAAGctttaaaaagatgtttaaagATGTAAGGTAagttttctttaatgttttttagTTGATACTGTAAAATGTACTAAcacagctacccgtggcatattggatatgccaaaaacagtaacaataagtctcacaatgagatgttactggtgcccgctcgaacaaattgatgagcaatgggatgacagtgacagtgacagtgactgtaaaatggaaaaaattgaaataaaacctTAAGTAGcggtgtatttatttttgtttttttggggggattgtggttctcccaagtagtgctcaaggTGGCCAGTCCTGGTGATTCATGGCTATTCTGGCCCAACCATTCCATGCTTGGGTCTAAGTGTGTGGTACTGTTCAGTACTGCTTGGACTggacaccaccaagtgtggccctggtatgaccctggtggtgccaggggaccatgtgctgccagGGTTGAACATGCAAGACATGTTCCCTCTACACTGAGCTCTCCCATTCTaaacattatgtttttttaattgataaattCTTAACTTTTAtcacttataattttataatgatatagtctataattttttgaaatataatattaGGTAAAAGGCAGATTGATGTCTAAAATTTCTGGATCCTTATGAATTTTGGTGTATCTGGAGAGTATTGCTTGCGTGTGACTTTTAGAACTCTCTTCTTTCCAAAGTATGAGCCTCAGTAATGAATGAAGCTGTATAAAAATGTGTCAATGTTAAAATAAGGTGGTATATTTTTAGTGCCTTATCAACTGTctcttaaatcactgtcactgtatcactgtcatcccgttgctggagcaggcaccagtaacatctctattgtgagacttgttgttactgtttttggcatatcaaatactccacgaatagcttgccaggctctgccttgtgggtgagatactctcagtagcttgctgggctctctgagagggatagaggaatcgaacccgggtcggccatgtgcaaggcaaacgccctacccactgtgaacGTGCTCAATCTCGTCTTTTAAGTGCTAAGGCAAAATTGTTATCTCAATACTACCAATAATGTCATCATTTTAAAGCGAGTGTACAGACCTTCAGTTGTTAGCTGGAAAGACAGATCATTTATACCCAGAACTTCGTAAGTGTTcacttaaaatgcatttattcCTTTATCATTCCTCCACTTTTACTAGTAaggatcattattttatttatcgtACAAATGTGCTTTCTTTCCTTATATGACTTTTCTCTTTGTGTTCAATAATTTATTCaggtttattaatatttttaattgtccaGTACTTTCAAATGTGTACTGAAAATCTTTAATTTATCAAGCATAGGTTTTGGACTGTGattcaaatattaatatttgtttccagatttactatattctacattttctttctttctttttttgctttttgggtcacacctggtggttcacaggggttactcctggctcatacactcaggaattactcctggtggtgttcaggggactatatgggatgctaggaatcaaacccggatcggctgcctgtaaggcaaatgccctacccgctgtgctatcaccccagccccctattttctacattttcttaTGGAATAAATCAGCTTTTTAAAATCCAGATCAAACTTATCGTCCCCCTACTTGTAtcaataaataatacaatatcCTGTAATGTCTTACATATACTATgcttataaaaatgaaagtaagttTGAGCATGTCTTCCTAACTAAAGGcactatattttattcatttctatgtCCCTggatgaaatgaagagaaaattatACTAAATAGCTGCAGAGAAATGAAAGGAGATGCAAGGAGAAAATCTTACAACCTGGAGCTTTTTCATCCTGGAAGGTTTTTCTAAATATCCGAATTTAGAGATTGCACTCTTTGCCTTCAGCCTTGTATTCTATCTGACAACCCTCTTGGGCAACAGCACGCTTATTTTAATTACGATCCTAAATTCCCACCTTCGAACCCCCATGTACTTGTTCCTTGGAAATCTGTCTTTCATGGATATTTGTTACACCTCTGCTTCTATCCCTACGTTGCTGGTGAACTTGCTGTCATCCCAGAAAACCATTCTGTTTCCCGGGTGTGCCTTCCAGATGTATCTGTCCCTTGCTATGGGCTCCACCGAGTGTGTCCTCCTGGCTGTGATGGCATATGACCGTTACGTGGCCATTTGCAACCCGCTGAGATACCCCATCATCATGAACCGGCAGGTCTGTGTTCAGCTGGCTTCTGTGTCCTGGCTGACCGGCTGCTTGACTGCTCTGGTGGAGACCAGTTTCGCCCTGCAGACGCCCCTCTGCGGGAATCTCGTTGATCACTTCACCTGTGAAATTCTGGCCGTGCTGAAGTTAGCTTGCTCCAGTTCACTGCTGATGGACCTGATTATGCTGGTGATCAGCGTGCTCCTCCTGCCTATTCCGATGCTCCTGATTTGTATCTCGTATGCCTTCATCCTTTCGACGATTCTGAGAATCAATTCCGCGGAGGGAAGAAACAAGGCTTTTTCTACATGTGGTGCCCACTTGACTGTGGTGATTCTGTACTATGGGGCTGCCCTCTCCATGTACTTAAAGCCTTCGACATCAAACTCACAAGAAATTGATAAAATCATCTCACTGCTTTATGGAGTGCTTACCCCTATGTTGAACCCCATAATTTACAGTTTGAGAAATAAGGAAGTCAAAGAGGCTATGAAAAAACTGTTGGGCAAAATACCATTGCATCAGACACATGAAAATTCCTGACTCAGTGCCTGCATttttactgggggtgggggtggggggtgaggggtggaggggagaggtgtTACTCCTGGGCAGAACTCAGTAGAGCAGTTGTAGACTATATTCTCACCTTGGAACCCACTGACTTTAATTTAACTCTGTAGTTTTACCTTCAGGCGGTGGGTGTATTCAGAGTGATTACTTGGGATTGATCTTCCATTCCATTGtgtgtttattcatttcttttgtctAATATATCGTGAATATAAGCTATTTTGGGCTATGGAATTGTAAAAGATTTCTTCCAGCAGAAAACTAAGATAAATTTAGTCAGTATGTTTGcaacagaagacacagagactGAGGATTCTCTTTTCACCCCCGCATACGCCAGATCACTCTCCTAGCTCAGCAGAGCTGGGATCGCCCCCTTCATCGTTTGGACTTCCTTGTCAGAGTTTGTTCTGTTGTTATTCCTATTAGTTCCTCTCTTATTCCTACTAGTTCCTCCTCGTCTTTCTTCATTCAGAAGTCCTCATTAAacctcattttttccccctgagtAAGGTGTCAATGCTTGCTTGATTTGATTATCTCcaaccttatttttttaaacacataaaTGCTCCTTGTTtatcactgcactgcactgtagcactgtcatcccattgatcattgatttgctcaagcgggcaccagtaatatctccattgtgagacttgttattgtttttgggatattgaatacgccacagggagcttgccagtctctgccatgcgggtgagatattctcggtagcttgccgggctctctgagagggatggaggagtcgaacccaggttggctgcgtgcaaggcaaacatcctacctgctgtgctattgctccagtcctccttGTTTCAGTATAAATAGTATAAACACCCATACATGAATTTtatctggtggtggtggtggaggggctcccaagaggtgctcaaaggacccagAAGTTCAGTGCTATGGCCTTTggatgcagtgctgctggggTCCTGTGCGCCAGTGACCAGTAGGACCATggcaatagtgctcagggacacacctggaggtgctcggtaggcttgtggtgcccaggattcaaTCCAGGTCAGATGACCTGTGTGTTTCCCTGGTGACATGATTTTGtggtctgtttcttttttccattaGAGTTTTTACTTCACTAGGATTCTTATTATTTTGTGCCTTCTGTATTATGTTGTGGCTTCTATATGATAGAAttcatattgtttttgtttttgggtcatccctagttgtgctcagggtttattcctgctctTGGTTCTGGGATCACTTTAGGgaggtgctctgtgtgtgtgtgtggggggatcaAGTTGGttccatgtaaggcaagtaccttaaccccatATTACCTCTTCAGCCCTCTGCTTATTATCTTTAAACTAATTCCTTTGGGAAGTTGAAAGACTtgtgaaattattttcagaagTTTAAACACTTGTGAAAATTATGAAGAAGAAACCAGGCCAAAGAGATATATTGCTTTGGGTGAATATCTCTCTGACAGCCCTTGACTGTTATGGCAGTGGTTTTTGTTTATGTTACAACATAAAGATGCTGCAAATAACAAATAGCAAGTGAATATAAATGCATCACACACATGTACAATTTTCAGTAACAAAGTTACCGGTCACTGGTGCATTCCTTCACTTGTGTTTAGATTCTCTGTCAAGCAACAGGGATTACAATAGTAACTTTTAAGTAATCTCAATAAAAGTCCTTTTCAAGtatggttaaaaaaagaaatgtatttgcCAGAGAATGTAAAATCACCCCGACAGAGTCATTCTTGAATGAATGATCGCATGCCCAAATATGTGCTTTAGAAAAAGCAGATCATATCACTTTCCTGCAAATCCCAGAGAGGTTTTTTCCTACCTTAGTTTGTAGTCCTAAGGATGACTTGAAGGATTTTCATATTCTGATTGCTCATCATTTTCAATCTTCATTCTTGGGACACATCTGTTTTAGTTGCTAAAAATTTAGTGCTCTGCCTTGCTTCTTTTTGTTAGATCATTTATATTAATTTGTACGGTTTGTGGGCTTATTTGCTTTGTTTAGTATTTCTCACTAGTCCGTAGATTTATTGAAACAAAGACTCGTacagtttcatttcatttatcattGTGTACTCAGGATTTAGCGTAAAGTCCTGGCacagaaaagacattttattaaGGTCCAAGTTCTcagaaaatgtgaataaaagtATCAAATAAACGATGCATGGAATAACTTCTGATGGAGATTCAATTAGGTATTCCACTGATCCTTTGGTGATAACCTCTATAGTTTAATTAATGGTATGGTGAGAATGTCTTGccagaatttaataaaataattgttggTCCCAAGGATGTAACTCAAATTGTGGAACCCACACCTCgcatgtgtgagtccctgagtttgatacccagaaCTGCATGGTCTCCTTTCCCCCAAcaataccaggtgtggtccccacaaCAATTACATAATCATTTTTTTGTATCATTAGTTCTTGGAATATTTGGGGCTAACC
The nucleotide sequence above comes from Sorex araneus isolate mSorAra2 chromosome 1, mSorAra2.pri, whole genome shotgun sequence. Encoded proteins:
- the LOC101540167 gene encoding olfactory receptor 2K2, encoding MQGENLTTWSFFILEGFSKYPNLEIALFAFSLVFYLTTLLGNSTLILITILNSHLRTPMYLFLGNLSFMDICYTSASIPTLLVNLLSSQKTILFPGCAFQMYLSLAMGSTECVLLAVMAYDRYVAICNPLRYPIIMNRQVCVQLASVSWLTGCLTALVETSFALQTPLCGNLVDHFTCEILAVLKLACSSSLLMDLIMLVISVLLLPIPMLLICISYAFILSTILRINSAEGRNKAFSTCGAHLTVVILYYGAALSMYLKPSTSNSQEIDKIISLLYGVLTPMLNPIIYSLRNKEVKEAMKKLLGKIPLHQTHENS